The genomic segment TCATCGAAGAATTGAACGGATCGGAGCGCTTGATAAGATTCTCCGAACCCATCGAGCCGTATTTTTCCACAGTGGGGAATGTGCCGCTTCCGCCGTACATTCACGAAAAATTGGATGACCCCGAACGTTATCAAACGGTCTATGCCAAAGAGCCCGGTTCCGCTGCCGCGCCGACGGCTGGACTCCACTTCACGCCGCGCTTACTCGAAGAGTTGCAAGTCAAAGGTATAAGAGTCGCCTATGTTACATTGCATGTCGGCTTGGACACTTTCGCTCCGGTGAATGAAGATAACCCCGAAGAACACAAGATCCACAGCGAATGGTGCGAGTTGACTCAAGAAACAGCGGATGCAATTAACGAAACCCGCGCGCGAGGCGGGAGAGTTGTTGCGGTGGGAACAACATCGGTGAGAACGCTTGAATCCGCCGCCAGCCCTTCGACTTCACTCAGGACAAGTCTCCAGTCTCCAGTCTCTGAATCTCTAATCTCTAATTCTCCAATTCTCCCTTTCCTCGGTCCCACCTCTCTCTACATCCTCCCCGGCTATCAATTCAAGATCGTGGACGCGATGATCACCAACTTTCACCTGCCCAAGTCCACGCTGTTGATGTTGGTCAGCGCGTTCGCGGGGCGCGATATGATTCTCGCCGCCTATGCAACTGCGGTCAGCGAGGGTTATCGCTTCTATTCGTTCGGCGACGCGATGCTGATTTTGTAGTCTGCGCTTTGTTCATCTTGGGCACTCGCGGAGCAGGCGCCATCTCGGCTTCATCAACTTGATCCTTTAGCAAATGATTCCCCATTTCTTCGCCATAGATCAGCAGTTCGGGCGACTTGTGGTAATCGTCCACGGCGATGGGTTCTTTCAGATCGACCTGATAACGCCGAAAATCCAGGTCGGGATACATGGTTTTCACCAGAATGATCTGTTGGTCGCTGGCGTCTTGTGAGTGTGTTTCAAGAACTTTTGGCAGCCATTGGATCGCGCTGTAGCGAGTCGGTTCGCCCACTTTGATATGTTCGGGGGCGCGCCCGGTGCCGAGGCTGATGAGCGTGGTCTCGCTATGTTTCCAATGCAGGATATGTGTCAGCTCATAGGCGGCTAAGAAGCAGGGGTTGTCATACGAGCCGATTCCCCCGTCAGTGAAGCGGCCGTCTAAAACTGGAAAATAAGTAGGCGCGGCGGACGAAGCGAGGACGGCATCTAGCACGCTCCAACTCTGATATTCTTCCGACCACGATTTGATAAAACGCGTTCGATTCGAGACGAGGTCGTAGGTGGTTGTCACTAGCGCGGTCGAAGGGGATGCGTTCCACAAGTCGCCGAGAGTCTTGCCCTTCACGATCTCTCCAAATTGCTGAACGAGCGGTTCGCGCGAATAGCGATAGCCGCGAACCAGCCACAACATTGTCCAGAATGATCTGCGAAACAAAACGGGACACATATTAAGATAGAGTTGAAGGAGGCTCGTTGCGTCCGCGCCGCTTGCGATTCCCGCCGCCAGCATCGAACCCGTGGACGTTCCGGCGCACAGTCGGAAGATCTGATGAACTGATTTGCCGACCTCAGCCTCCAGCATGGTCAGGGCTTTGGCTGGGATGATGCCGCGAACGCCGCCTCCGTCGATCGCAATGGCAACGTTTTTACGCAAAGGCTTCATCTTGGCTCCTGATACAATCGAAGGTATGAAACTTGATGAGTTGAATGCCGAGATTATAACCTGCCGCAAATGTCCACGTCTCGTTGCGTGGAGGGAGGAAGTCGCCCGCGTCAAGCGCAAGGCGTATCGCGATCAGGAATATTGGGGCAAGCCGGTGCCGGGATTTGGAGACCCGAAAGCGCGCGTCCTCGTGGTGGGACTCGCCCCCGGCGCGCACGGTTCGAATCGCACTGGACGCGCGTTCACCGGCGACGCGTCGGGCGGGTTTTTGTACCCGGCGTTGCACAAGGCTGGGTTTGCGAATCAGGCTGAGGCGACGTCGAGAAGCGACGGTCTTCGTCTCAACGAGTTATACATCACCGCTGTCGCGCGCTGCGCTCCGCCAGATAACAAGCCGAGTCTCGAAGAATTGAATACCTGCCAGCCGTATCTCGAACGTGAATTGGAAATTATCAAGCCGAAGGTGATCGTTTGTCTTGGTCGTATCGCGTTCGAGAGAATTTTGAAAATCTATTCGATCCGCAATTCGGAATGGAAATTTTCTCATGGAGCGGTGTATCCATTGCCGTCTTCATCTTTCATCCTTCATAATTCATCCTTGATCTGCTCCTATCATCCCAGCCAGCAAAATACGTTGACTGGGAGGCTGACCGTGAAAATGTTCGATGCGATTTGGGCGAAAGCAAAAGAATTGCTGAAACAAGAATCGTAATAGATGAATTAACCGCATCATCCAATTGATATGACGATCGGACAAATCGCATTTCTCGGCTCGGGTGAAACTTCGCTGGCGGGCGGACGTATTTTTGAATCGCTTGCAAAACGGATCAACGATCCGCTTCGCATCGCGTTGCTTGAAACGCCCGCAGGTTTTGAACTGAACTCGTCGCAGGTGGTTGGCAAGGTGGGGGAGTTTATGAAGACTCGTTTGCAAAACTACAAACCTATCGTGGATGTCGTCTCTGCCCGCAAGAAAAATTCCGCGTTCAGCCCCGATGATCCTGAGATCGTAAAGCCATTGTTGTGCGCAAACATGATCTTCATGGGACCGGGCAGTCCCACGTACGCGATTCGCAATTTGCAAGGGACTCTCGCGTGGGATGTGATTCGCGCCCGCCATCGCCTCGGCGCCACGTTGATCTTTGCCTCCGCCGCCACGATTTCCATCGGCGCCCACGCGCTGCCGGTGTATGAAATTTACAAAGTGGGGCAGGACGTTCACGCGGTGGATGGGTTGAACCTCTTCGGCGATTTCGGCTTGCACATTTCATTCATCCCGCATTGGAACAACGCCGAAGGCGGCGCGGACCTCGACACGAGCCGCTGTTTCATCGGCATGGATCGCTTCGCCGAATGGTGCGACCTCGTCCCGGTCGAAAATCAAACCATCGGCTTGGATGAGCACACCGGTCTCGTCGTGGACATTGAGTCGAATCAATGCGAAGTGAGCGGGGTGAGCAGTGTGTCCATTGTCCGCGAATGTGACCCGGAGATGTACCCAACTGGCTCGAAGTTCAAACTGAGCGAGTTGGGCGAGGTGGAGATTCCAAATCCGCTTGAAAAAGATATTCCGCCTCATGTGTGGGAGATGGTTGTCAGCGCGGCGACTCTAGGGGATGACAACCCTTCGGATGAAGTGACCGCGCTGGCGGAAGAACGTCTCGCCGCGCGGGTGAATAAAAATTGGGCAGAGTCGGATCGCCTGCGGGATAAAATTTCCGCGCTGGGGTGGACGGTGCAAGACGCGAAAGATGGATACAAATTAGTGAAATCATAAAAGTAGGTCACGCTTCAAGCGTGACCTACTTTGCAGAATCGGATACAATAAATTTGCAATTCTGAACAAGGAGCCTCCCATGCGCGCTGTAGACATCATCATCAAAAAACGCGACAAGATCGAACTTACCCGCGAAGAGATCGAATTTTTCATCAAAGGATTTGTGTCGGGCGACGTGCCTGATTATCAAGCGTCGTCATTTGCGATGGCGGTCATGCTCAACGGCATGACGCCGCGCGAGACCACCGACCTCACGCT from the Candidatus Defluviilinea gracilis genome contains:
- the queA gene encoding tRNA preQ1(34) S-adenosylmethionine ribosyltransferase-isomerase QueA, which codes for MQTSDFDYNLPESSIAQTPAEPRDSSRLLVLHRESAKLEHRIFRDVTDYLNAGDLLVLNHTRVIPARIFARKETGGRVELLLLRRRDEVTWEALVGGKGLRVGRVAKVDEGPEVQIIEELNGSERLIRFSEPIEPYFSTVGNVPLPPYIHEKLDDPERYQTVYAKEPGSAAAPTAGLHFTPRLLEELQVKGIRVAYVTLHVGLDTFAPVNEDNPEEHKIHSEWCELTQETADAINETRARGGRVVAVGTTSVRTLESAASPSTSLRTSLQSPVSESLISNSPILPFLGPTSLYILPGYQFKIVDAMITNFHLPKSTLLMLVSAFAGRDMILAAYATAVSEGYRFYSFGDAMLIL
- a CDS encoding patatin-like phospholipase family protein; this translates as MKPLRKNVAIAIDGGGVRGIIPAKALTMLEAEVGKSVHQIFRLCAGTSTGSMLAAGIASGADATSLLQLYLNMCPVLFRRSFWTMLWLVRGYRYSREPLVQQFGEIVKGKTLGDLWNASPSTALVTTTYDLVSNRTRFIKSWSEEYQSWSVLDAVLASSAAPTYFPVLDGRFTDGGIGSYDNPCFLAAYELTHILHWKHSETTLISLGTGRAPEHIKVGEPTRYSAIQWLPKVLETHSQDASDQQIILVKTMYPDLDFRRYQVDLKEPIAVDDYHKSPELLIYGEEMGNHLLKDQVDEAEMAPAPRVPKMNKAQTTKSASRRRTNRSDNPR
- a CDS encoding uracil-DNA glycosylase, which encodes MKLDELNAEIITCRKCPRLVAWREEVARVKRKAYRDQEYWGKPVPGFGDPKARVLVVGLAPGAHGSNRTGRAFTGDASGGFLYPALHKAGFANQAEATSRSDGLRLNELYITAVARCAPPDNKPSLEELNTCQPYLERELEIIKPKVIVCLGRIAFERILKIYSIRNSEWKFSHGAVYPLPSSSFILHNSSLICSYHPSQQNTLTGRLTVKMFDAIWAKAKELLKQES
- a CDS encoding cysteinyl-tRNA synthetase; the protein is MTIGQIAFLGSGETSLAGGRIFESLAKRINDPLRIALLETPAGFELNSSQVVGKVGEFMKTRLQNYKPIVDVVSARKKNSAFSPDDPEIVKPLLCANMIFMGPGSPTYAIRNLQGTLAWDVIRARHRLGATLIFASAATISIGAHALPVYEIYKVGQDVHAVDGLNLFGDFGLHISFIPHWNNAEGGADLDTSRCFIGMDRFAEWCDLVPVENQTIGLDEHTGLVVDIESNQCEVSGVSSVSIVRECDPEMYPTGSKFKLSELGEVEIPNPLEKDIPPHVWEMVVSAATLGDDNPSDEVTALAEERLAARVNKNWAESDRLRDKISALGWTVQDAKDGYKLVKS